One Cololabis saira isolate AMF1-May2022 chromosome 12, fColSai1.1, whole genome shotgun sequence DNA window includes the following coding sequences:
- the cdh26.1 gene encoding cadherin-like protein 26: MTIIPLLLLVAIAALASCHGDRSNNREKRDLLVRSKRRWVLSTIELEEEMKVKYPFKISTMFNDKTEGVEHEFRISGDGVDEGLFSVNKTTGDVFVHAPIDREKKNLYHIKFDVYDQKTNAKMDRELSFDVEIKDINDNPPRFIRAPKQANVNENAEEGYLDVQLEATDIDKEKTNNSTFTMSVVSQTPKEPPIVMDQIDNRMGRLKFTGCFDYDKAKSYTIVAEAKDKGKPPLSSTIAVTLNVVDTNSHPPSFKKLENQPQVEIEEMLTKKDLLRVAVEDKDTPNTDGWRAEYYFISGNEDQIFNIETDPKTNEGILSVVKEKNYDITALVNLQIGVKNVESLSICKDGKLTRDEKELPVPDSMNITVKMIDTNDPPTFEVVTADVYHKEETEPGQELFTPKVTDVDSTEISFKLIDDPAGWVTIDEKTGKITTVQKMDRESPFVDDDNVYKLVIVAIDNGEPKATSTSTIKIHLKDINDNSPKLVNNSLIMCGNSANKIILSAQDVDADPYRGPFAFSLDDENLKQHWKLDPYFGEEAGLVLLESLPYDNYSVPLMIQDQQNVIGRETVHVVLCDCEDDNVCRGKKPLSYNIGPAGIGLIIAGLLLFLILLLVFSCYCGKKKFTYIDIDKDEGHQTLIKYNEEGGGVPCKTEPTALTPITTKTVVDGFKQSFPQVPEMSLVTQQNVDTFNTQFNTMNQMNQMNQMGTMSLHHQRASQRSHEDYSTYGTRTFNRMNSYQGEMYSHRSANLLAQQRLECLIKERQIVADTKLEDQVEYQPFTFAFEGQGSTCQSLDKLSVDNLEDGLQFLDDVGPRFKTLAEICNHSMQTKNIQL, encoded by the exons GTTGCAATAGCAGCCCTGGCTTCGTGTCATGGTGACAGGAGCAACAATCGTGAGAAACGG GATCTCTTGGTGCGTTCAAAAAGAAGATGGGTCCTGTCTACCATTGAACTAGAAGAggaaatgaaagtgaaataCCCATTCAAAATTTCTACG ATGTTTAACGACAAGACTGAAGGGGTAGAACATGAGTTTAGGATATCTGGAGATGGTGTAGATGAGGGACTATTTTCCGTCAACAAAACAACTGGAGATGTTTTCGTACACGCACCTATCGACAGAGAAAAGAAGAACTTATACCAT ATCAAATTTGACGTCTACGACCAAAAAACCAACGCAAAGATGGACAGGGAATTATCCTTTGatgtagaaataaaggacataaATGATAATCCACCGCGATTCATCAGGGCTCCAAAGCAAGCCAATGTGAACGAAAATGCAGAGGAGG GGTACCTGGATGTGCAGCTGGAGGCTACAGACATTGAtaaggaaaaaacgaacaattctACATTCACCATGAGTGTGGTATCACAGACCCCAAAAGAGCCCCCGATTGTTATGGATCAGATTGATAACAGAATGGGCCGACTCAAATTTACAGGATGTTTTGATTACGAT AAAGCAAAAAGCTACACAATTGTTGCTGAAGCAAAAGATAAAGGAAAACCACCCCTTTCCTCTACTATTGCTGTTACCCTCAATGTTGTTGATACAAACAGTCATCCACCAAGCTTCAAGAAACTAGAGAACCAG CCCCAAGTTGAGATTGAGGAAATGCTGACTAAAAAGGATCTGTTGAGGGTTGCAGTAGAGGACAAAGACACTCCTAACACTGATGGCTGGCGTGCCGAGTACTACTTCATCAGTGGGAATGAAGACCAAATCTTCAATATAGAAACTGACCCAAAAACAAATGAGGGTATTTTGAGTGTTGTCAAG GAAAAGAATTATGACATAACGGCTCTGGTCAACCTGCAGATTGGAGTAAAGAACGTTGAATCATTATCCATTTGTAAAGATGGAAAATTGACTCGCGATGAAAAAGAACTTCCAGTTCCAGACTCAATGAATATCACAGTCAAAATGATTGATACCAATGACCCCCCTACGTTTGAAGTGGTGACGGCTGATGTGTACCACAAGGAGGAAACAGAGCCAGGACAAGAGCTGTTCACACCAAAGGTTACTGATGTCGATTCCACAGAAATCAG CTTTAAGCTGATAGATGATCCAGCTGGCTGGGTCACCATTGAtgaaaaaactggaaaaatcACAACAGTTCAGAAGATGGACAGAGAGTCACCTTTTGTGGACGATGACAACGTTTACAAATTAGTCATCGTTGCCATAGATAatg GTGAGCCTAAAGCCACAAGTACATCCACCATCAAAATCCACCTCAAGGACATCAATGACAACTCCCCTAAGCTGGTCAACAACAGCTTGATTATGTGTGGAAACAGTGCAAATAAAATCATCCTGTCTGCACAAGACGTTGATGCAGATCCTTACAGGGGACCCTTTGCTTTCTCGCTGGACGATGAAAATCTGAAGCAGCATTGGAAACTAGACCCTTACTTTG GTGAAGAAGCTGGGCTCGTCCTCCTGGAGTCACTTCCCTACGATAACTACTCCGTGCCGCTGATGATTCAGGATCAGCAAAACGTGATCGGACGTGAGACGGTGCATGTGGTGTTGTGTGACTGTGAGGACGACAATGTTTGTCGTGGCAAAAAGCCACTTTCATACAACATTGGACCTGCTGGCATTGGACTGATTATTGCTGGACTGCTTTTATTTCTGA TATTACTCCTCGTTTTTTCTTGTTACTGTGGAAAGAAGAAATTTACATACATAGACATAGACAAGGATGAGGGTCACCAAACACTCATCAAGTACAATGAAGAAGGAGGTGGTGTTCCATGCAAG ACTGAGCCCACTGCATTGACACCCATTACGACTAAAACAGTGGTAGATGGCTTCAAGCAGAGCTTCCCACAG GTGCCTGAGATGTCCTTAGTAACACAGCAGAATGTGGATACATTCAACACACAGTTTAACACG ATGAACCAAATGAACCAAATGAACCAAATGGGCACAATGAGCTTGCATCACCAAAGAGCGTCTCAAAGAAGCCACGAGGACTATTCCACC tATGGAACAAGGACATTTAATAGGATGAACAGCTACCAA GGCGAGATGTATTCCCACCGTTCTGCAAATCTACTGGCCCAGCAGCGCCTTGAATGCCTGATTAAGGAG AGGCAGATTGTGGCTGATACGAAGCTTGAAGACCAAGTAGAGTACCAACCCTTCACCTTTGCCTTTGAAGGGCAGGGCAGTACATGCCAATCACTGGATAAACTGTCAGTCGACAACCTGGAGGACGGACTGCAATTTCTGGATGACGTAGGGCCACGGTTCAAGACCCTGGCAGAGATCTGTAACCACTCAatgcaaacaaaaaatatacaacTTTAA